The following proteins are co-located in the Vigna unguiculata cultivar IT97K-499-35 chromosome 9, ASM411807v1, whole genome shotgun sequence genome:
- the LOC114162845 gene encoding RING-H2 finger protein ATL78-like — MYSAAATFFLHDLQNFHSRRLLLHSPLNQSAKPPATPHDSTETYLGDGNFDANVVMVLSVLLCALICSLGLNSIIRCALRCSNFVVSDSVATNTPPARVANTGVKKKALKTFPTVIYSAELNLPSLDSECVICLSEFTSGEKVRILPKCNHGFHVRCIDMWLSSHSSCPKCRHCLIETCQKIVGCTQQASSSQQQQQQQPVLQVPETILTITPLEPEGLVRNYREL; from the coding sequence ATGTATTCTGCTGCTGCTACTTTCTTTCTCCATGACCTTCAGAACTTCCACTCAAGAAGGTTGCTTCTTCACTCCCCACTCAACCAATCAGCCAAGCCCCCAGCAACCCCTCACGATTCCACAGAAACATATCTCGGAGATGGAAACTTCGATGCAAATGTTGTGATGGTACTCTCAGTCCTACTCTGTGCACTCATCTGCTCCTTGGGTTTGAACTCCATCATCAGGTGTGCACTGAGATGTTCCAATTTCGTAGTGAGTGACTCAGTGGCGACCAACACCCCTCCAGCGAGAGTTGCCAACACCGGAGTGAAGAAAAAAGCCCTCAAAACTTTCCCCACAGTGATTTACTCAGCTGAGCTGAACCTCCCGAGTTTGGACTCCGAGTGTGTGATATGTTTGTCAGAGTTCACAAGTGGTGAAAAGGTGCGCATTTTGCCAAAGTGCAACCACGGTTTCCACGTACGCTGCATTGACATGTGGCTCAGTTCACACTCTTCATGCCCCAAATGCAGACACTGCCTCATTGAGACTTGCCAAAAGATTGTTGGGTGCACTCAGCAAGCTAGCTCctctcaacaacaacaacaacaacaacccgTGTTGCAGGTGCCAGAAACCATTCTCACCATTACGCCACTGGAGCCAGAAGGTTTGGTGCGTAACTATAGGGAACTTTAG
- the LOC114195887 gene encoding carbamoyl-phosphate synthase small chain, chloroplastic-like, with the protein MATKALSFALSFNDLTNCFSSNPPSAAAAKVSVFTVRCSSGNGERPWKNSDARLVLEDGSIWRAKSFGASGTQVGEVVFNTSLTGYQEILTDPSYAGQFVLMTNPHIGNTGVNFDDEESVQCFLGGLVIRSLSISTSNWRCAKALGDYLAERNIMGIYDVDTRAITRRLREDGSLIGVLSTDNSKTDEQLLQMSKSWDIVGVDLISGVSCKSPHEWVDKTKQQWEFSSGKVAGENFHVVAYDFGIKHNILRRLASYGCKITVVPSTWPASETLNMKPDGVLFSNGPGDPSAVPYAVETVKNIIGKVPVFGICMGHQLLGQALGGKTFKMKFGHHGGNHPVRNLQTGHVEISAQNHNYAVDPATLPEGVKVTHINLNDGSCAGLAFPAQQLMSLQYHPEASPGPHDSDYAFKEFIELMKQGKNRTKENLPQLSALHSS; encoded by the exons ATGGCGACAAAAGCTTTGTCTTTCGCTTTGTCCTTCAACGACCTCACCAACTGCTTCTCCTCCAATCCACCATCCGCCGCCGCAGCTAAAGTTTCCGTCTTTACCGTCAGATGCTCTTCGG GTAATGGAGAAAGACCTTGGAAAAACTCAGATGCTAGACTGGTTCTAGAAGATGGTTCAATCTGGAGAGCGAAATCGTTTGGTGCTTCAGGGACACAAGTTGGCGAAGTTGTTTTCAATACATCACTGACAGG GTATCAGGAAATTTTGACAGATCCTAGTTATGCTGGCCAGTTTGTGCTGATGACAAATCCTCATATTGGGAATACTGGCGTTAATTTTG ATGATGAGGAATCGGTGCAGTGTTTCCTTGGTGGTCTTGTAATTAGAAGTTTGAGCATCAG TACCTCTAACTGGAGATGTGCAAAGGCTCTCGGTGATTACTTAGCTGAAAGGAACATTATGGGAATTT ATGATGTTGATACTCGTGCAATCACACGCAGATTGCGGGAAGATGGCAGTCTCATTGGTGTCTTGAGCACGGACAATTCCAAAACAGATGAGCAACTGCTTCAGATGTCTAAGTCATGGGACATTGTTG GTGTTGATCTGATAAGTGGAGTATCATGCAAAAGTCCACATGAGTGGGTTGATAAAACAAAGCAACAATGGGAGTTTAGTTCCGGTAAAGTGGCAGGAGAGAATTTCCAT GTGGTTGCTTATGATTTTGGAATCAAACATAATATTCTTAGACGCCTAGCATCTTATGGCTGCAAAATCACTGTTGTGCCATCTACATGGCCAGCATCAGAAACTCTGAATATGAAGCCAGATGGGGTTCTTTTCAGTAATGGCCCTGGAGATCCATCTGCTGTTCCATATGCTGTTGAAACAGTGAAGAATATAATTGGAAAGGTACCTGTTTTTGGAATTTGCATGGGCCATCAATTGCTAGGCCAGGCTTTAGGAGGTAAAACATTCAAGATGAAATTTGGTCACCACGGAGGAAATCATCCTGTTCGTAACCTTCAAACCGGCCATGTTGAAATTAGTGCTCAG AACCACAACTATGCTGTTGACCCTGCCACACTGCCGGAAGGAGTGAAGGTTACTCATATCAATCTCAATGATGGAAGTTGTGCCGGTCTTGCTTTCCCAGCACAACAACTTATGTCTCTTCAATACCATCCTGAAGCATCTCCTGGACCTCATGATTCTGACTACG CTTTTAAGGAGTTTATAGAGCTAATGAAGCAAGGAAAAAACAGAACAAAGGAAAATCTACCCCAATTATCTGCGCTGCATAGCAGTTGA